In a genomic window of Flavobacterium sp. KACC 22761:
- a CDS encoding ABC transporter ATP-binding protein: MITIKKLSKVFRTEELETRALSEISLTINQGDFISIMGPSGSGKSTLLNIIGLLDSASDGSYVLLDQEMVGLKEKSRAKARKENIGFIFQNFNLIDELSVYDNIELPLIYNNVPSSERKHKVNEMAKILGISHRLKHFPQQLSGGQQQRVAVARALINNPKIILADEPTGNLDSKNGNEVMELLTDLHASGSTILMVTHSDYDASFSQKTILMKDGVILSEKQNHRNVDVLVTSKN; the protein is encoded by the coding sequence ATGATTACCATTAAAAAGCTTTCAAAAGTATTTAGAACTGAGGAATTAGAAACCAGAGCATTAAGTGAAATTTCGTTAACAATCAATCAAGGCGATTTTATTTCGATCATGGGACCTTCCGGAAGTGGAAAATCGACTTTATTAAATATTATTGGACTTTTGGACAGCGCTTCAGATGGAAGTTATGTTTTGCTTGATCAGGAAATGGTTGGCTTGAAAGAAAAATCAAGAGCAAAAGCCAGAAAAGAAAATATTGGTTTCATCTTCCAAAACTTTAATTTAATTGATGAATTGTCGGTTTATGACAATATCGAATTGCCTTTGATTTACAACAACGTTCCATCTTCTGAAAGAAAACATAAAGTAAATGAGATGGCAAAAATTCTAGGAATCTCACACCGATTGAAACATTTTCCGCAACAACTTTCAGGCGGACAACAACAGCGTGTAGCGGTTGCAAGAGCTTTAATCAATAATCCGAAAATTATTTTGGCCGATGAACCAACCGGAAATCTGGACAGCAAGAACGGAAACGAAGTGATGGAATTATTGACTGATCTTCATGCCAGCGGTTCAACAATTTTGATGGTTACACATTCTGATTATGATGCTTCTTTTTCGCAAAAAACTATTTTAATGAAAGATGGTGTTATTCTTTCTGAAAAGCAGAATCATAGAAATGTCGATGTTTTGGTAACTTCTAAAAACTAG
- a CDS encoding Crp/Fnr family transcriptional regulator, whose product MNELLAVINGFQKIDATTEEAIRKFFVVEKFKKNEFIIEEGKVCRKIYFIKSGAIRRFCFENDSEITKWIYTDGQFVTSMSSFFEQKPSFEIFQTCEETIVYSLSHSDEQSLLEYPLFLKFHIKQLRYYLSNINEFHHLFHVMTAEQKYLFLLESFPKIIQKGKLMHIASLIGVSQETLSRIRASIN is encoded by the coding sequence ATGAATGAGTTATTAGCTGTTATAAATGGTTTTCAGAAAATAGATGCTACAACTGAAGAGGCTATTCGGAAATTTTTTGTAGTTGAAAAATTTAAGAAAAACGAATTCATTATTGAGGAAGGGAAAGTTTGCAGAAAAATTTATTTTATTAAATCAGGTGCAATTCGTAGATTTTGTTTTGAAAATGATTCTGAGATTACGAAATGGATTTATACTGATGGCCAATTTGTGACTTCGATGAGCAGTTTTTTTGAACAAAAACCTTCTTTTGAAATTTTTCAAACTTGTGAAGAAACCATAGTTTATTCTTTGTCTCATTCTGATGAACAATCCTTATTGGAATATCCTTTGTTTTTAAAATTTCACATTAAACAACTTCGTTACTATCTTTCAAATATTAATGAGTTTCATCATTTATTTCATGTAATGACTGCTGAACAAAAATATTTATTTTTATTGGAGTCTTTTCCAAAAATTATTCAAAAAGGAAAGCTGATGCATATTGCTTCTTTAATTGGAGTAAGTCAGGAAACTTTGAGTAGAATTAGAGCTTCTATTAATTGA
- a CDS encoding ABC transporter permease: MLKNWINTFFYHIKNNKLFSILNILGLSIGMATLIFAILFWNDEHSYDQWNPEKDKIYSVLNDIGNHNIWTTNTATTGPLLKAVSSDVESYCYFYAEYAKDVISYNGKKEVLNKIFTAQKNFFSFFPYRFIHGNGKTAIQDRSSIALSEKTAERLFGTENPMGKLVKYNGQFFTVRGVYDLSEKSSVMPEAVTTVIDDDIERTKNEWSYHYGLILKIKNPNATGRIIKTLDNLFFENCTKVYAKQEGMTVAEFIKKYGDPVKASLLPLPEAKLYTGSTPFSEPNGNMQYLLILMGLSILILSLSIVNYINLATANAIKRAKEIGVRKITGATKGQIVTQFVFETALITIFSALLALVLVEVLLPFYNSFLDKNLVLVGTQFYTQLVLITLLVILVSGVLPAIYVANFEVLKVLKGNFSRSKKGIWLRNGMLVLQFAIATFFIIGSFIVYKQVNFMASKDLGFKGSQVIDITFKPKKGKTQFERYKVIKQEASKIPGVEAVSTALFAMGSNENSWSSANYKNEKPFLVQEMAMDLDMLDLLDIKVIKGRKLNPAISSDTISSVLINEETAKMISEKDILNKTILWREQKVKVVGVVKNFNYFGLESQIAPMVFFYVTKINGVKDDIRHIFIKVKSEDMPQTIADINKFWSQKVDTEYPFEYNFVDKNYARNFKKYENQRNLFALLNIIVILIAVFGLFALASFSMERRLREIAIRKTLGAETNILLKELSRQYVIFCVIGFLIGIVPAYLLLQKWLENFAFRIDIPVLPFLIAFVSLLFLTLTIVLAKAYQVTKVEVLRYLKYE; the protein is encoded by the coding sequence ATGCTAAAAAATTGGATCAACACATTTTTTTATCACATCAAAAACAACAAACTGTTTTCGATTCTGAATATTTTGGGATTGTCAATCGGAATGGCGACTTTGATTTTTGCGATTCTTTTTTGGAACGATGAACATTCGTATGACCAATGGAATCCAGAAAAAGACAAGATTTATTCTGTACTAAATGATATTGGAAACCATAATATTTGGACAACAAATACCGCGACAACCGGGCCATTGCTAAAAGCAGTTTCTTCGGACGTAGAAAGCTATTGTTACTTTTATGCCGAGTATGCCAAAGATGTTATTTCTTATAATGGCAAAAAAGAAGTACTAAACAAGATTTTTACCGCACAAAAAAACTTCTTTTCATTTTTCCCTTACCGATTTATTCACGGAAACGGCAAAACCGCAATTCAGGACCGAAGTAGTATTGCTTTATCTGAAAAAACGGCTGAACGACTTTTTGGGACAGAAAATCCAATGGGAAAATTGGTGAAATATAATGGTCAGTTTTTCACTGTTCGAGGCGTTTATGACCTTTCTGAAAAATCATCTGTAATGCCCGAAGCCGTTACAACCGTTATTGATGATGACATCGAGCGAACAAAAAACGAATGGAGTTATCATTACGGACTGATTTTGAAAATTAAAAATCCGAATGCCACGGGTAGAATTATAAAAACGTTAGATAATTTATTCTTCGAAAATTGCACAAAAGTGTACGCAAAACAAGAAGGAATGACCGTGGCTGAATTTATAAAAAAGTATGGCGATCCTGTAAAAGCAAGTTTATTGCCATTACCAGAAGCGAAATTATATACGGGAAGCACTCCGTTTTCTGAACCAAACGGAAACATGCAATATCTATTGATTTTAATGGGGTTGTCGATTTTAATTTTGTCACTTTCGATTGTAAATTATATTAATCTGGCGACTGCGAATGCCATAAAAAGAGCCAAAGAAATTGGAGTAAGAAAAATTACTGGCGCCACAAAAGGACAAATTGTAACTCAGTTTGTTTTTGAAACGGCTCTAATTACGATTTTTTCTGCTTTACTGGCATTGGTTCTTGTCGAGGTTTTATTGCCGTTTTACAATTCATTTCTAGACAAAAATTTGGTTCTTGTTGGCACTCAATTCTATACGCAACTCGTGTTAATTACGTTGCTTGTAATTCTTGTTTCGGGAGTCTTGCCAGCAATTTATGTAGCAAATTTTGAAGTTTTAAAAGTCTTAAAAGGAAATTTCTCCCGAAGCAAAAAAGGAATTTGGCTTCGCAACGGAATGCTGGTTTTACAATTTGCCATTGCAACCTTTTTTATTATTGGCTCTTTTATTGTTTACAAACAAGTAAATTTTATGGCTTCAAAAGATTTAGGATTTAAAGGTTCGCAAGTAATCGATATCACTTTTAAACCTAAAAAAGGGAAAACACAATTTGAAAGATACAAAGTCATAAAACAGGAAGCCTCAAAAATTCCAGGTGTCGAAGCTGTTTCAACGGCATTATTTGCAATGGGGTCTAACGAAAATTCTTGGTCAAGCGCAAATTACAAAAATGAAAAACCCTTTTTAGTACAAGAAATGGCAATGGATTTAGATATGCTTGATCTCTTAGATATCAAAGTTATAAAAGGACGAAAATTAAATCCTGCTATTTCTTCTGATACGATTTCATCGGTACTTATAAATGAAGAAACCGCTAAAATGATTTCGGAAAAAGATATTTTAAACAAAACCATTTTATGGAGAGAGCAAAAAGTCAAAGTTGTTGGTGTAGTTAAAAACTTCAATTATTTCGGACTTGAGAGTCAAATTGCGCCAATGGTTTTCTTCTATGTCACAAAAATTAATGGTGTAAAAGATGACATTAGACACATCTTTATAAAAGTCAAATCTGAGGACATGCCTCAAACTATTGCTGACATCAATAAATTCTGGTCACAAAAAGTAGATACTGAATATCCATTCGAATACAATTTTGTGGATAAAAATTACGCCCGAAATTTTAAGAAATATGAAAACCAAAGAAACTTATTCGCCTTATTAAATATCATCGTAATCCTGATTGCTGTTTTTGGACTGTTTGCTCTCGCCTCTTTCTCAATGGAAAGACGATTAAGAGAAATCGCCATCAGAAAAACGCTTGGTGCCGAAACCAATATTTTGCTCAAAGAATTATCTAGACAATATGTGATTTTTTGTGTAATTGGCTTTCTAATCGGAATAGTTCCAGCTTATCTGTTATTGCAAAAATGGCTTGAAAATTTTGCTTTCAGAATTGATATTCCGGTTTTACCATTCTTAATTGCTTTTGTGTCTTTATTATTCCTGACACTAACAATCGTTTTAGCAAAAGCGTACCAAGTAACAAAAGTTGAAGTTTTACGATATTTAAAATACGAATAA
- a CDS encoding AraC family transcriptional regulator yields MKMTIQSFLPEDSISHFVHSFWMVENKSGKDIPGTILPNGMVDMTLMKMNSEDWEMSIRGLDTVTSQVNIAKDAKIFSVGFKLLAVEYLFGDSVKDVLNGGKTIPNDFWQFEEFDTETLENFQKKVTQKINSIAIKPIDDRKKKLFELIYASHGTITVKELSEKVFWSSRQINRYFNQQFGISLKEYCKILRFGSSFKDLSEGKLYPELNFTDQNHFIKEIKKYSGVTPKELSKNTDERFMDILAIKKLPPQND; encoded by the coding sequence ATGAAAATGACAATCCAATCCTTTTTACCCGAAGATTCTATTTCGCATTTTGTTCACAGCTTTTGGATGGTGGAAAATAAATCGGGAAAGGATATTCCTGGGACGATTCTTCCAAACGGAATGGTGGATATGACGCTCATGAAAATGAATTCAGAAGATTGGGAAATGTCAATTCGCGGATTGGATACAGTTACAAGTCAGGTGAATATTGCTAAAGATGCCAAAATATTTTCTGTTGGATTCAAACTTTTAGCAGTAGAATATTTATTTGGAGATTCTGTCAAAGATGTTTTGAATGGAGGAAAAACGATTCCGAACGACTTTTGGCAATTTGAAGAATTTGATACGGAAACCTTAGAAAATTTTCAGAAAAAAGTAACGCAGAAGATCAATTCGATTGCCATAAAACCAATTGATGACAGAAAGAAAAAACTGTTTGAATTGATTTATGCTTCGCACGGAACAATTACAGTCAAAGAACTTTCTGAAAAAGTGTTTTGGAGCAGTCGCCAAATCAACCGTTATTTTAATCAGCAATTCGGAATTTCGCTTAAAGAATATTGTAAAATTTTGCGTTTTGGATCTTCGTTTAAAGATTTAAGTGAAGGCAAACTTTATCCTGAATTAAATTTCACCGATCAAAATCATTTTATCAAAGAAATTAAAAAATACTCCGGCGTTACGCCAAAAGAACTCAGCAAAAATACCGATGAACGTTTCATGGATATTTTGGCGATTAAAAAACTGCCTCCACAAAACGACTGA
- a CDS encoding endonuclease V: MILAFDTYYYDNKAKTVCLEFTEWNQEKDFKVHTEIIDNVSEYIPGEFYKRELPCILSLLNNIDLKSVSVIIVDGFVYLDDNKKYGLGGHLYEKLDKKIPIIGVAKTNFASIEKDKKPLFRGDSKKPLYVTSIGIDLEDAFQKIESMAGEFRIPTLLKEMDRLTKEI; encoded by the coding sequence ATGATATTAGCCTTCGATACTTATTATTACGACAATAAAGCCAAAACAGTCTGCTTAGAATTTACAGAATGGAATCAAGAAAAAGATTTTAAAGTTCATACCGAAATTATTGATAATGTCTCAGAATATATTCCCGGCGAATTTTATAAAAGAGAATTGCCTTGTATTTTGAGCCTATTAAATAACATTGATTTAAAATCAGTTTCTGTAATTATTGTTGATGGTTTTGTATATTTAGATGACAATAAAAAATATGGTTTAGGTGGCCATTTATATGAAAAGCTAGATAAGAAAATTCCAATTATTGGCGTTGCCAAAACCAATTTTGCGAGCATTGAAAAAGATAAAAAACCGTTGTTTAGAGGCGACAGTAAAAAACCTTTATATGTAACTTCTATTGGAATTGATTTGGAAGATGCTTTTCAGAAAATTGAAAGCATGGCCGGCGAATTTCGAATTCCGACTTTATTGAAAGAAATGGATCGTTTGACAAAGGAAATATAA
- a CDS encoding HAMP domain-containing sensor histidine kinase: MLKSLKTYQLLFLRLILILAGIEFSIYLHKINFVFAPIFGFLIVFLLIIELYNYVKSIILLYDKTISSIIQNDFSSDFSKHKSEKNDLFQLYDILKNKQNEQVSKDIIYTSILNNIETGIIILQKQEKDWNVFLMNDYFSTHFNVPKFSKWKYLKSHLPSLCDIIEKDDFQEIKTSIEISVNQQNSQTFVLQASRTEIFENDYFIVLLDSIQNVVEKKEKDAWINLMKVISHELLNSITPIRSICQNLQDLVEQDSLSSEDLEDIKNSVGTMLRRSDHLQKFVEGYRKLAMLPSPKNQKLELKDLVNNSLDIMEPMFKKENIEIVNSISRNYFITVDAQQIEQVLINLLTNSINALKKTNQKQIFISAEAKENRTFMKISDNGTGIEKEIENKIFLPFFTTRNEGAGIGLTLSKNIIEAHGGYINYKNENGKTVFEICLIEN, from the coding sequence ATGCTTAAATCATTAAAAACCTATCAGCTTCTTTTTTTGCGGTTAATTTTGATTTTGGCCGGAATTGAATTTTCTATTTATCTGCATAAAATCAATTTTGTTTTTGCACCGATTTTTGGTTTTCTAATTGTTTTTCTGCTGATTATTGAATTGTATAATTATGTAAAAAGCATCATTTTGCTTTATGATAAAACCATTTCTTCGATTATTCAAAACGATTTTAGTTCTGATTTTTCGAAACATAAATCGGAAAAAAATGATTTGTTTCAGTTGTATGATATTTTAAAAAACAAGCAAAACGAGCAGGTTTCGAAAGACATTATATATACTTCGATTTTAAATAATATTGAAACCGGAATTATTATTCTGCAAAAACAGGAAAAAGATTGGAACGTTTTTTTGATGAACGATTATTTCTCGACTCATTTTAATGTCCCGAAATTTTCAAAATGGAAATATTTAAAAAGTCATTTACCTTCGTTATGCGATATTATTGAAAAAGACGATTTTCAGGAAATAAAAACGTCAATCGAAATAAGTGTTAATCAGCAAAATTCACAAACTTTTGTTTTGCAGGCGTCAAGAACGGAGATTTTTGAGAATGATTATTTTATTGTTTTATTGGATTCGATTCAGAATGTTGTCGAGAAAAAAGAGAAAGACGCCTGGATTAATTTGATGAAAGTGATTTCGCATGAACTTTTGAATTCGATAACGCCAATTCGTTCGATTTGTCAAAATTTGCAGGATTTGGTCGAACAGGATTCATTGTCTTCTGAAGATTTGGAAGATATCAAAAACAGCGTTGGAACCATGCTCAGACGAAGCGATCATTTGCAGAAATTTGTCGAAGGTTATCGAAAACTGGCGATGCTTCCGTCGCCTAAAAATCAAAAACTAGAATTGAAAGATTTGGTGAATAATAGTCTTGATATTATGGAACCAATGTTTAAAAAGGAAAATATCGAGATTGTAAATTCAATTTCGCGTAATTATTTCATTACGGTTGATGCACAGCAAATCGAACAAGTTTTAATTAATCTTTTGACGAATTCGATAAATGCGCTTAAAAAGACAAATCAAAAACAGATTTTTATTTCGGCGGAAGCCAAAGAAAATAGGACTTTTATGAAAATTTCAGACAACGGAACAGGAATTGAAAAAGAAATTGAAAACAAAATTTTCCTGCCGTTTTTCACTACAAGAAATGAAGGCGCGGGAATTGGTTTGACTTTATCTAAAAATATTATTGAAGCGCACGGCGGTTACATCAATTATAAAAATGAAAATGGAAAAACAGTTTTTGAGATTTGTTTGATTGAAAATTAG
- the lpxA gene encoding acyl-ACP--UDP-N-acetylglucosamine O-acyltransferase yields the protein MKNIVVNTNAIVGKNVHFGNFVTIKDDVIIGDNVWIGNNVSVLSGARIGNNCEIHSGAVIGGIPQDLKFRNEYTLLEIGDNNIIRENVTINRGTFSKGITHIGNSNLIMANAHIGHDCFIGNNCNIGFSVGVAGEVVTGDFVNISGLTAVHQFSRIGSHSMISGLSRIVKDIPPYITVAHEPLRFAGLNIVGLRRRGFSSEKIEEIKAIYRIIFQEKRNIKSALELIEQNFEPTYERDEILNFIKSSNRGIVKGIIE from the coding sequence TTGAAAAATATTGTAGTAAACACAAATGCTATTGTCGGTAAAAATGTCCATTTTGGAAATTTTGTAACAATTAAAGATGATGTTATTATTGGTGATAATGTATGGATTGGTAATAATGTTTCTGTTTTAAGTGGCGCACGAATTGGAAATAATTGCGAAATTCATTCTGGTGCTGTAATTGGTGGCATTCCTCAAGATTTAAAGTTTAGAAATGAATATACTTTGCTTGAAATAGGTGATAATAATATCATTCGTGAAAATGTGACTATAAATCGCGGTACTTTTTCAAAGGGAATAACCCATATTGGAAATTCTAACTTAATTATGGCAAATGCTCATATTGGCCATGATTGTTTTATTGGCAATAATTGTAATATTGGTTTTAGTGTTGGCGTGGCTGGAGAAGTAGTTACAGGTGATTTTGTCAATATTAGCGGGCTCACTGCTGTACATCAATTTTCTAGAATTGGAAGTCATAGCATGATTAGTGGTTTGAGCAGAATTGTGAAAGATATTCCTCCCTACATAACTGTAGCGCATGAACCTTTACGATTTGCTGGATTAAATATTGTTGGTTTGAGGAGGAGAGGTTTTTCTTCTGAGAAAATTGAAGAGATCAAAGCAATTTATAGAATTATTTTTCAGGAAAAGAGAAATATTAAAAGTGCTTTAGAATTAATTGAACAGAATTTTGAACCGACTTATGAAAGAGATGAAATTTTAAATTTTATAAAATCATCAAACCGAGGAATTGTAAAAGGAATTATAGAATAA
- a CDS encoding sigma-54 dependent transcriptional regulator: MKKTNASILIIDDQEDILFASKVYLKKYFENIYTLNNPKNIVELLAKNTIDVVLLDMNYRIGFEDGREGLYLLKEIKTLSPKTVVILMTAFGKVETAVEGLKSGAFDYILKPWENKKLLESVKQAVDKARKEQKKIKSPEIVDDFFIGNSEIIKKAYSLADKVAKTDANVLILGENGTGKFVLAHHIYSQSERKNQPFINVDLGALNSNIFESELFGYAKGAFTDAKTDTPGRFEMAQNGTIFLDEIGNVPLHLQSKLLQVIQTKTVTRLGETKPRSLNVRIITATNLNLKNEVADKNFREDLYYRINTMEIVLPPLRERIEDKIPLAEYLLEKISEKYGRSQIVFDKKVLEQIEKHAWNGNIREMENKIERAIILCENNKITVSDLDLEQITEYENPDDIQLSSVEKATVEKALLKHNNNISKTAEELGLSRGSLYRRLEKYNISTN, translated from the coding sequence ATGAAAAAAACAAACGCTTCTATTTTAATCATCGATGATCAGGAAGACATCCTTTTTGCGTCAAAAGTCTATCTGAAAAAATATTTTGAGAACATTTATACGCTTAATAATCCGAAAAATATTGTCGAATTATTGGCAAAAAATACCATTGATGTAGTTTTGTTGGATATGAATTACAGAATTGGTTTTGAAGATGGAAGAGAAGGTTTGTATTTATTGAAAGAAATAAAAACGCTTTCGCCAAAAACAGTTGTGATTTTAATGACGGCTTTTGGAAAAGTTGAAACGGCGGTTGAAGGTTTAAAATCCGGCGCTTTTGATTATATTTTGAAACCTTGGGAAAATAAAAAACTATTGGAATCAGTAAAACAAGCAGTTGATAAAGCAAGAAAAGAACAAAAGAAAATTAAAAGTCCAGAAATTGTTGATGATTTTTTTATTGGCAATTCTGAAATTATAAAAAAAGCGTATTCTCTTGCCGATAAAGTGGCAAAAACAGATGCCAATGTTTTGATTCTTGGTGAAAACGGAACCGGGAAATTTGTTTTGGCACATCATATTTATTCGCAATCCGAAAGGAAAAATCAGCCCTTTATTAATGTTGATTTGGGTGCTTTAAATTCAAATATTTTCGAAAGCGAATTATTTGGTTATGCAAAAGGCGCCTTTACCGATGCAAAAACCGATACGCCGGGACGTTTTGAAATGGCACAAAACGGAACTATTTTTTTAGACGAAATTGGGAATGTTCCGCTTCATTTGCAGTCAAAATTATTGCAGGTTATTCAAACCAAAACCGTCACAAGATTGGGCGAAACAAAACCAAGATCTTTAAATGTCCGAATTATTACAGCAACCAATTTGAATTTAAAAAACGAAGTTGCCGACAAAAATTTCCGTGAAGATTTGTATTACCGAATCAATACAATGGAAATTGTTTTGCCTCCGCTTCGCGAAAGAATCGAAGATAAAATTCCGTTAGCTGAATATTTGCTGGAAAAAATCAGTGAAAAATATGGTCGAAGCCAAATTGTATTCGACAAAAAAGTTTTGGAACAAATCGAAAAACACGCCTGGAACGGAAATATCCGCGAAATGGAAAATAAAATCGAGCGTGCCATTATTCTCTGCGAAAACAATAAAATCACGGTTTCTGATTTAGATTTGGAGCAAATCACCGAATATGAAAATCCGGATGATATTCAGCTTTCTTCGGTTGAAAAAGCTACCGTAGAAAAAGCACTTTTGAAACACAATAATAACATTAGCAAAACCGCCGAAGAACTCGGTTTGTCAAGAGGTTCATTATATCGTCGTTTAGAAAAATATAATATCAGCACCAATTAA
- a CDS encoding ABC transporter permease, whose translation MLKNWLNIFIYQIKNNKLFTALNVLGLSIGITGLIFALLYWNDEQSYNAWNPEKENVYQVLVQLTDTPVGTDNTVLLKAHLQKDTNVENIVFADSWYQKSKIIYKGKKEFVDKIINVESDFFSLFPFKIIKGNLGGAIKDGTSIAISENLAKRVFGNENPIGKQINCLDNLFVVRAVYQIPGNSSISPNIVVNRMKDLADPAQSRSLFALKILLKVKDPSKVEQTRKMLEKAYYDDVIVREAKQAGFTPEEMTKKVGHFTVFMEPLSIARLQSITDGYPEGRGNYQFLLIMAGLSILILILSIVNYINLATANAIKRAKEVGIRKIIGASKNNIILQFIFETTLISLLSILLALVIVEVTLPYYNNFLNKNLMIIGSQFYLQLILIFVATIFVAGIFPAVYVSNFETLKVLKGNFSRSKNGVWLRNGMLVFQFAIATFFIIGSSIVYQQVKYLSNKDLGFKGDQLIAIDLNLLPSDYEGENSNQNIFNKYNRIKQELSKIEGVENVSTGIVSFDGADNSLAPLLYHDVLFKAKHIGIDFGMLEMLKIKMAKGRGLDKKLASDTINSILINETAAKLMNMKNPIGEQILIRNQKLSIIGIVKDFNLLSPEVNVPPMTFYHLKTLGMSTEMNRVYVKLNATNINNTISDIENFWKTKVDTEYPFKYDFVDKEYARTYESYVKQKNLFSLLNVIVILIALFGLFALASYSIQRRMKEIAIRKTLGAETNVLLKELSKQYILYCIIGFLIALFPVYFLLNKWLQNFAFRIDITIMPFVTGFIVLLILTLIIVLSRAYYATTSNVLKYLKYE comes from the coding sequence ATGCTGAAAAACTGGCTCAATATATTTATTTACCAAATTAAAAATAACAAGCTTTTTACAGCTTTGAATGTTTTAGGATTGTCAATTGGAATTACAGGATTAATATTCGCTTTGCTTTATTGGAACGACGAACAAAGTTATAATGCCTGGAATCCAGAGAAAGAGAATGTTTATCAAGTTTTAGTGCAACTGACTGATACGCCAGTTGGAACAGATAATACTGTACTATTAAAAGCGCATTTACAAAAAGATACCAACGTAGAAAATATTGTTTTTGCAGATAGTTGGTATCAAAAGAGTAAAATAATTTACAAAGGGAAGAAAGAATTCGTTGATAAGATAATCAATGTCGAAAGTGACTTCTTTTCTCTATTTCCTTTTAAAATCATTAAGGGAAATCTTGGTGGTGCAATAAAAGACGGAACAAGCATCGCGATATCTGAAAATCTTGCAAAGCGTGTTTTTGGAAATGAAAATCCAATTGGCAAACAAATCAATTGTCTTGATAATTTGTTTGTAGTTCGTGCCGTGTATCAAATTCCTGGTAATTCTTCTATTTCACCAAATATTGTGGTAAATCGAATGAAAGATCTTGCTGATCCGGCTCAAAGTCGAAGCTTATTTGCTTTAAAAATACTTTTAAAAGTAAAAGATCCATCAAAAGTAGAACAAACCCGTAAAATGCTCGAAAAAGCATATTATGACGATGTTATCGTGAGAGAAGCAAAACAAGCTGGTTTTACTCCAGAAGAAATGACAAAAAAAGTGGGGCATTTTACCGTTTTCATGGAACCGTTGTCAATAGCAAGATTGCAATCTATTACAGATGGTTATCCTGAAGGTCGTGGCAATTATCAGTTTTTGCTCATTATGGCGGGACTGTCAATTTTGATTCTCATTTTATCTATTGTCAATTATATAAATCTGGCTACAGCCAATGCCATAAAGCGCGCTAAAGAAGTAGGAATCCGTAAAATTATTGGAGCATCAAAAAACAATATTATACTCCAATTTATATTCGAAACAACTTTAATTAGTTTATTATCTATTTTATTGGCTTTAGTAATTGTAGAGGTGACTTTGCCTTATTACAATAATTTTTTAAATAAAAATTTAATGATTATTGGAAGCCAATTTTATTTACAACTCATTCTAATTTTTGTTGCAACTATTTTCGTTGCAGGGATATTTCCAGCCGTTTACGTTTCTAATTTTGAAACCTTAAAGGTCTTAAAAGGCAATTTTTCAAGAAGTAAAAACGGAGTTTGGCTCCGCAACGGAATGTTAGTCTTTCAATTCGCAATCGCCACATTTTTTATCATTGGCTCAAGTATTGTGTATCAACAAGTAAAATATCTAAGCAATAAAGATCTCGGTTTCAAAGGAGATCAATTGATTGCTATAGACTTAAATCTTTTGCCTTCAGATTACGAAGGAGAAAATAGTAACCAAAATATTTTCAATAAATACAATAGAATAAAGCAAGAATTAAGCAAAATTGAAGGAGTTGAAAATGTTTCAACCGGAATTGTATCTTTTGACGGTGCAGACAATTCGTTAGCACCACTTTTATATCACGATGTACTTTTTAAAGCAAAACATATTGGGATAGATTTTGGAATGCTCGAAATGCTAAAAATCAAAATGGCAAAAGGAAGAGGACTCGACAAAAAACTTGCCTCCGATACTATAAACTCCATATTAATAAATGAAACAGCTGCAAAGTTGATGAACATGAAAAATCCTATTGGAGAACAAATTTTGATTCGAAATCAAAAACTGAGTATTATAGGAATTGTAAAAGATTTTAATTTACTAAGCCCTGAAGTTAATGTTCCGCCAATGACATTTTATCATTTAAAAACTCTAGGTATGTCCACAGAAATGAATAGGGTATATGTAAAATTAAATGCGACTAACATAAACAATACGATCTCTGACATTGAAAATTTCTGGAAAACTAAAGTTGATACCGAATATCCGTTTAAATATGATTTTGTTGATAAGGAATACGCACGAACTTACGAATCTTACGTAAAACAAAAGAATTTGTTTTCATTACTGAATGTTATTGTAATTCTAATTGCATTATTTGGATTATTTGCTTTAGCCTCTTATTCTATACAACGACGCATGAAAGAGATTGCGATTCGAAAAACATTAGGCGCTGAAACCAATGTTTTACTTAAGGAATTATCCAAACAATATATTCTGTATTGCATTATCGGCTTTTTAATTGCACTGTTTCCTGTTTACTTTCTCTTGAATAAATGGCTTCAAAATTTTGCATTTAGAATTGACATTACCATAATGCCGTTCGTTACAGGATTTATTGTCTTGTTAATTCTGACTTTAATAATTGTTTTATCGCGAGCTTATTATGCAACTACATCTAATGTTTTAAAATACCTCAAATACGAATAG